The window TGCCATTTCCCAGCGGCTTACCGCCCGGATCAAGGAACTGGCCGAACGGTACGAGTCCACACTCAGCGAACTGGACAGCCAGACCAAGGAACTGGAGGAAAAGGTCAAAGGGCATTTACAGCAAATGGGACTGGAATGGAGTTAGTGGAGTCCAAATACAAGCAGACCGAGGTTGGATTGATTCCCGAGGATTGGGAGCTTGTGGATGTTCGTGATCTGCTGGACTTGCTCACGGACTATGACGCTAACGGTAGCTTCGCATCAGTTGCTGAAAACGTAACCGTCTTCGATCATCCAGAATATGCGTGGTATGTTCGGTCAACCGATTTGGAGAATGACACCAACATTGCCGACGTCCGGTATGTTGATCGAGAGTCTTACAAGTTCCTTAAAAAAACGGCCCTATTTGGTGGTGAGCTCCTCTTCTTAAAGAGAGGTGATATCGGAAAGGTTTATCTGTTCAAGATGCAAACAAAGTTTGCGACCGTTGCACCTAATCTCTATCTGCTCAAGATTAACCAACATTCAACCCCCCGGTTTCTTTACTTTTTTTTTAGTTCGCGTGGTGGGCAGCTTCAGCTTCTGAGTAAAAATGCCAGTTCTACATTGGGAGCTTTGTATAAAGACGATGTTAAGTCAATCAAGGTACCCCTCCCCCCAACCCTCACCGAACAACGCGCCATCGCCACGGCCCTGAGTGATGTGGACGATCTGATTCAATCCCTGTCCAAGCTGATCGAAAAGAAGAAGGCGATCAAGCAAGGGGTGATGCAGGAGTTGTTGAAGCCTAAGGAAAATTGGATTCGACAAAAATTAGGTGACAGGGCAATTTTAAAAGCAAGGATTGGTTGGCAAGGATTGACGACAGCTGAATATTTAGATTCTGGGGAGTATGGCCTTATCACGGGGACAGACTTTGTTGATGGCTTTATCGATTGGGATAACTGTGTTTTCGTTGAAAAAACCAGGTATGATCAGGATCGCAACATTCAAGTAAGAGAAGGAGATGTTCTTATAACAAAAGATGGAACCATCGGTAAAGTTGCTTATATCGATAAAGTAAAACATCCAACTACACTAAATAGCGGCGTGTTTGTGCTCCGTCCAATAAACAATTCCTTTCATACCTTATTCTTTTACTACCTACTCCTATCGGACCAATTCAATGACTTCCTTGCAAAATTGGCTGCCGGTTCAACAATTTCGCACTTATACCAAAAGGATTTTGTGAATTTTCGATACTGGCTCCCGTCCTCGTTAGCTGAGCAAAAACTAATTGCGGAATCGCTGTACTCCTTGGACCGCGATATTGACAAAGCAAATAGAACTCTGAAAAAGTATAAGGATCTTAAACAGGGCATGATGCAGGAACTCCTAACAGGAAAAACCCGCCTGATATGAAACAGTACAAACGCATCATGCTCGGCCCGAAAAGTGTTTACGCAAAAGAATGCTACGAAGGCAACTTTATCGGGGCCAACTTCGGTATTGACGAAGACCTTACAGCCAAGCTTCCCGAGAACTGGCGCGATTTCAATAAAGAGTACATTCCGAAATGGTTATCTACCCGACCCAATAAAAGCAAGGTTTCCGCCGGATTGGCATGCGGCATGCTATGGACGGTATGCAAAGGCATCCATCAGGGCGATATCGTATTATGCCCTGATGGTGAAGGAGCATATTACATTGGCAGCGTGGATTCGGCCTATCACTACCACCCAGGTCACGAGCTCCCGCATAGAAGAAGTGTCAAGTGGTATCCTATAACCATTGACCGCACCGCGATGAGCGAAGGCCTGAGAAACTCAACCGGTTCCATTGGCACCATCAGTGATGTCACAAAATACGCTGAGGAAATTGAAGAACTGATCGGTGGCAACAAGCCGCCTACCATCATCGCTACAACGAATGAGATCGAAGACCCGTCAACCTTCGCCCTTGAAAAACACCTCGAAGATTTCCTGGTACAGAACTGGAACAATACAGAACTGGGAAAAGGCTATGATATTTATGCGGAAGACGGAGAATTAGTCGGCCAACAATATCCCAGCGATACAGGACCTATTGATATCCTGGCCATCAGTAAGGATCAAAAAACCTTGCTGGTGGTTGAACTGAAGAAAGGCCGGGTCAGCGACAATGTGGTCGGCCAGATCCAACGATACATGGGCTATGTGAAGGAAGAGTTGGCTGAAGTCAACCAAGAGGTGAAAGGTGTGATAATCGGTTTAGATGACGACCTACGGATCAAACGTGCCTTATCAGTCACCACCAACATCGAGTTTTACCGCTACCAGGTGAACTTCAAACTTTTCAAAGACTAACATGAGCAAAGTAGGCCAGCTGGAAAGAGTCACCCAAAACCGTGTTTTGCAACTGATGCGGGACCGGCTGGATTGGACCTGCCTGGGTAATTGGGGAGACCGCGAAGGCAACAGCAACGTTGAAGAGGAATACCTGACCGCCTTCCTTGCCAAACAAGGATACAGTGACAGCCTGATCAAACGCGCCGTCTTCGAGATCAAGAAAGCTGCCGGTGACCAAAGCCGGAGCCTGTATGAAGTCAACAAGGAAGTCTACGGCATGCTCCGCTACGGTGTCAAGGTCCGCGAAGAGGTCGGTGAGAACAAGGAAACCGTCTGGCTGATCAATTGGGAGGAGCCCCTGAGCAACCATTTCGCCATTGC is drawn from Flavobacteriales bacterium and contains these coding sequences:
- a CDS encoding DUF1016 family protein — its product is MKQYKRIMLGPKSVYAKECYEGNFIGANFGIDEDLTAKLPENWRDFNKEYIPKWLSTRPNKSKVSAGLACGMLWTVCKGIHQGDIVLCPDGEGAYYIGSVDSAYHYHPGHELPHRRSVKWYPITIDRTAMSEGLRNSTGSIGTISDVTKYAEEIEELIGGNKPPTIIATTNEIEDPSTFALEKHLEDFLVQNWNNTELGKGYDIYAEDGELVGQQYPSDTGPIDILAISKDQKTLLVVELKKGRVSDNVVGQIQRYMGYVKEELAEVNQEVKGVIIGLDDDLRIKRALSVTTNIEFYRYQVNFKLFKD
- a CDS encoding restriction endonuclease subunit S, which codes for MELVESKYKQTEVGLIPEDWELVDVRDLLDLLTDYDANGSFASVAENVTVFDHPEYAWYVRSTDLENDTNIADVRYVDRESYKFLKKTALFGGELLFLKRGDIGKVYLFKMQTKFATVAPNLYLLKINQHSTPRFLYFFFSSRGGQLQLLSKNASSTLGALYKDDVKSIKVPLPPTLTEQRAIATALSDVDDLIQSLSKLIEKKKAIKQGVMQELLKPKENWIRQKLGDRAILKARIGWQGLTTAEYLDSGEYGLITGTDFVDGFIDWDNCVFVEKTRYDQDRNIQVREGDVLITKDGTIGKVAYIDKVKHPTTLNSGVFVLRPINNSFHTLFFYYLLLSDQFNDFLAKLAAGSTISHLYQKDFVNFRYWLPSSLAEQKLIAESLYSLDRDIDKANRTLKKYKDLKQGMMQELLTGKTRLI